One stretch of Amycolatopsis sp. 195334CR DNA includes these proteins:
- a CDS encoding LuxR family transcriptional regulator, which produces MVERTEVPGDSGVLIGRSGELGALARLAAAARDGEAGLVVLSGPSGIGKSSLLRAFTAQAAADGMRVLHGTCGEVVAGTGYGGAQALFGSLELTGDSPLLRGGARRALVALADEPGDPSSTGADYPALHGLYWLAVNLMADGPLVLALDDVHWCDERSLRWLEFLMRRADTLPLLVVLALRTEIEPVAPGALADISAQPRSLTVGVGPLADADVATMIGREFPGRPDESFVHNAAVVSGGNPLVLTRLLQELRELGVAADREGARRVTEVGRYVVATSVRATLDSKPDWVRDIAIAVAVLGDHGEELLGALAGVPSAQVETALEVLRGADILAADRIEPVHDVVRSAVLDSISPADLAALRVRAASLLSDAGRPAEDVANLLLLVPDVTQPWMAGVLRAAAARAELRGAPEAAIRYLYRVLEAEPESVPVRLQLARSLVEIDPPKGAALLREALVLALDVRTRAMVAVQFGMTCLHVQSSPEAVRVLSEVLDALDLELGPDPDPADRELRTHVESALLLTGVDEKATIAPIRERVAKMTPPPGDTPAQRQLLGTMTVVTAMDGTSPELAVEQARRAMRAPGVTLGGWSLLSSALALSFADEVGDCMDALERVLDHARENAAVRTYVLTLSFRAFIMHGLGELADAISDAQVSLDVSRGEPWGDAVTMPPTALAAGLIDRGEPVRAEELLAGVVRTDLDRFVWEYHWFLMTRARARWALGDADTALSLFDECGRSLTDAGLVNPAFVPWWVESACVLADTRRPGDAAGIVDHGEELARRWGTPRVLGLAALARGVITPGTAGIDLLAEAAALLARSPARLEQARAEFRLGQALLEAGYSERARGHLRTAADLARRCGALALARSARRGLLAAGGRMREITESPVDMLTGTERKVAALAVAGSSNRMIAESLFVTVRTVESHLTNVYRKLGVGSRAELDTALADMPASLGGPVKRVLS; this is translated from the coding sequence TTGGTCGAGCGGACGGAAGTCCCCGGCGACTCCGGCGTGCTCATCGGCCGGAGCGGTGAACTGGGGGCCCTGGCCCGGCTGGCCGCGGCCGCGCGCGACGGCGAGGCGGGCCTGGTCGTCCTTTCCGGACCGAGCGGGATCGGCAAGTCCAGTCTGCTGCGGGCGTTCACCGCCCAGGCGGCCGCCGACGGCATGCGGGTGCTGCACGGCACCTGCGGGGAAGTGGTGGCGGGCACCGGGTACGGCGGCGCGCAGGCGTTGTTCGGTTCGCTGGAACTGACCGGCGATTCGCCGCTGCTGCGCGGCGGCGCCCGGCGGGCACTGGTGGCGCTGGCCGACGAACCCGGCGACCCGAGTTCCACCGGCGCCGACTACCCGGCGCTGCACGGGCTCTACTGGCTCGCGGTGAACCTGATGGCCGACGGCCCGCTGGTGCTCGCGCTGGACGACGTGCACTGGTGCGACGAGCGGTCGCTGCGCTGGCTGGAGTTCCTGATGCGGCGGGCGGACACGCTGCCGCTGCTGGTGGTGCTGGCGCTGCGCACCGAGATCGAACCGGTCGCGCCGGGCGCGCTGGCCGACATCTCCGCCCAGCCGCGCTCGCTCACCGTCGGGGTGGGACCGCTGGCCGACGCCGACGTGGCCACCATGATCGGCCGCGAGTTCCCCGGCCGGCCCGACGAGTCCTTTGTGCACAACGCGGCGGTGGTCTCCGGCGGCAACCCGCTGGTGCTCACCCGGCTGCTGCAGGAACTGCGCGAGCTCGGCGTGGCCGCCGACCGCGAAGGGGCCCGGCGGGTCACCGAGGTCGGGCGGTACGTGGTGGCCACCTCGGTGCGCGCCACATTGGACAGCAAACCGGACTGGGTGCGCGACATCGCGATCGCCGTGGCCGTGCTCGGCGACCACGGCGAGGAACTGCTCGGCGCACTGGCCGGGGTGCCATCGGCGCAGGTGGAAACCGCGCTGGAAGTGCTGCGGGGCGCGGACATCCTGGCCGCCGACCGGATCGAGCCGGTGCACGACGTGGTGCGCTCGGCGGTGCTCGACTCGATCAGCCCGGCCGATCTCGCCGCGCTGCGCGTGCGGGCGGCCAGCCTGCTCAGCGACGCCGGCCGCCCGGCCGAGGACGTGGCGAACCTGCTGCTGCTGGTACCGGACGTGACCCAGCCGTGGATGGCGGGCGTGCTGCGCGCGGCCGCCGCGCGCGCCGAGCTGCGGGGCGCGCCCGAGGCCGCGATCCGTTACCTGTACCGGGTTCTGGAGGCCGAGCCGGAGAGCGTGCCGGTCCGGCTGCAGCTGGCGCGGTCGCTGGTCGAGATCGACCCGCCGAAGGGCGCGGCCCTGCTGCGTGAAGCACTGGTGCTGGCGCTGGACGTGCGCACCAGGGCGATGGTCGCGGTGCAGTTCGGCATGACCTGCCTCCACGTGCAGTCCTCCCCGGAAGCCGTGCGGGTGCTCAGCGAGGTGCTCGACGCACTGGACCTGGAACTGGGCCCGGACCCCGATCCGGCCGACCGCGAACTGCGCACCCACGTCGAATCGGCGCTGCTGCTCACCGGCGTGGACGAGAAGGCCACCATCGCGCCGATCCGCGAGCGGGTGGCCAAGATGACGCCGCCGCCAGGGGACACCCCGGCGCAGCGGCAGCTGCTCGGCACGATGACCGTGGTGACCGCGATGGACGGCACCTCCCCGGAACTGGCGGTGGAGCAGGCGCGGCGGGCGATGCGCGCGCCCGGCGTCACGCTCGGCGGCTGGTCGCTGCTGTCCTCGGCGCTGGCGCTCAGCTTCGCCGACGAGGTGGGCGACTGCATGGACGCGCTCGAGCGCGTGCTCGACCACGCCAGGGAGAACGCGGCCGTGCGCACCTACGTGCTCACGCTGTCCTTCCGCGCGTTCATCATGCACGGGCTGGGCGAACTGGCCGACGCGATCTCCGACGCCCAGGTCTCGCTCGACGTCAGCCGCGGCGAGCCGTGGGGGGACGCGGTGACCATGCCGCCGACCGCGCTCGCCGCCGGGCTGATCGACCGCGGCGAGCCGGTCCGCGCCGAGGAACTGCTGGCCGGGGTGGTCCGCACCGACCTGGACCGGTTCGTCTGGGAGTACCACTGGTTCCTGATGACCCGCGCGCGGGCGCGCTGGGCCCTCGGCGACGCCGACACCGCGTTGTCGCTGTTCGACGAGTGCGGGCGCTCGCTGACCGACGCCGGGCTGGTGAACCCGGCGTTCGTGCCGTGGTGGGTGGAGTCGGCGTGCGTGCTGGCCGACACCCGCCGCCCCGGCGACGCGGCCGGGATCGTCGACCACGGCGAGGAACTGGCCCGGCGCTGGGGCACGCCGCGCGTGCTCGGGCTGGCCGCGCTGGCCCGCGGGGTGATCACCCCGGGCACCGCCGGGATCGACCTGCTCGCCGAAGCCGCCGCGCTGCTGGCGCGCTCGCCCGCCCGGCTGGAGCAGGCGCGCGCCGAATTCCGGCTGGGGCAGGCGTTGCTGGAGGCCGGGTATTCCGAACGCGCGCGCGGGCACCTGCGGACCGCCGCCGACCTGGCCCGCCGGTGCGGGGCGCTGGCGCTGGCGCGCTCGGCCCGCCGCGGGCTGCTCGCCGCGGGCGGGCGGATGCGCGAGATCACCGAATCGCCGGTCGACATGCTCACCGGGACCGAGCGCAAGGTGGCCGCGCTGGCGGTGGCCGGGTCCAGCAACCGGATGATCGCCGAATCCCTGTTCGTCACCGTGCGCACGGTCGAATCGCACCTGACCAACGTCTACCGCAAGCTCGGCGTCGGGTCGCGGGCCGAACTCGACACCGCGCTGGCCGACATGCCCGCCTCGCTCGGCGGCCCGGTGAAGCGGGTGCTCTCGTGA
- a CDS encoding AAA family ATPase, producing the protein MLLERDAELALVAKALRAATAGESALILLRGPLGIGRSALLQRLPGVTGTEAVRVLRAHAAPMEQDFAFGVVRQLFDSLLAGTPEETHEHWLQERAGFAKLVFADDAVPAAESRDVAQSEAVLHGLCTLLANVGEETPLLLLVDDLQWADVPSLRWFAYLARRLPGLRVVVVCTLRDGDPRAQHALVREVADAATRVLTPAPLSFEATREVILGHFGEEGDDEFASACHEASAGNPLFLNSVLFSLVATGCRPEAAQAPQLRTQRPSKLRERVESGLRNQPRPVRDLAAAIATFGEQGDPELIARLAGLDAIGFAGALRSLHQLGLLATEQEPRFFHRVVQDAVEASMTVVERERLHDSAAALLYRFGAPAEQVAAQLMAVTVSRQPWSVVVLRAAADTALRRGAPDTAARYLRRALLDSSTEGEDRARLLIDLATAERGFDPAACERHVSQAVPLLTTPRDRAAAVLRIAPTVLGAPPASMIDLIGQVAGDLGSADTLDGSAREIALRLEARLRHAGHEDPAELASASERLRGLGDSPPMRSGAERELIVVLLHAATISSRRPAAELASLANRILEREPATPSHVHTALPLLVLTLIAADSVQGISSWLSIERQARRQQVTVADALVHVEHSLVLTARGRLPAAREQAERAMQLVDADWHEVSACAMVSLAAVALELRDIELSKRIVSGVGRRRGESLSLTAVAQILESAVDAHQGQWVSALDGLLTVGRLLEASGWRNSSLYPWRPWAISLHQRLGDGPSALALAEEEHAWAESWGAASAIGRALRLQGWLHGGDRGLDLLRDAVGTLRGSANDLELARALILLGRRLGDTPEAAAALREGAELATACGANWLVERARPGSAGKAAAPPPKVSLTRTERRVAELAGTGLTNAEIAERLGVSSRAVEKHLTNSYRKLGVAGRAGLAEAISAAAPDAG; encoded by the coding sequence ATGTTGCTCGAGCGGGACGCCGAACTCGCGCTGGTGGCCAAGGCGCTGCGCGCGGCGACGGCGGGCGAGTCCGCGCTGATCCTGCTGCGCGGCCCGCTGGGCATCGGCCGATCCGCGCTGCTGCAGCGGCTTCCCGGGGTGACCGGCACCGAGGCGGTCCGCGTGCTGCGCGCGCACGCGGCGCCGATGGAACAGGACTTCGCCTTCGGCGTGGTCCGGCAGTTGTTCGACAGCCTGCTGGCGGGCACGCCGGAGGAGACCCACGAGCACTGGCTGCAGGAGCGCGCCGGGTTCGCCAAGCTGGTCTTCGCCGACGACGCCGTGCCCGCCGCCGAATCCCGTGACGTGGCCCAGTCCGAGGCCGTGCTGCACGGGTTGTGCACGCTGCTGGCCAACGTCGGCGAGGAAACCCCGCTGTTGCTGCTGGTCGACGACCTCCAGTGGGCGGACGTGCCGTCGCTGCGCTGGTTCGCCTACCTCGCGCGCCGGTTGCCGGGGCTGCGGGTGGTGGTGGTCTGCACGCTGCGCGACGGGGATCCGCGCGCGCAGCACGCGCTGGTGCGCGAAGTGGCCGACGCGGCCACCCGCGTGCTCACCCCGGCGCCGCTTTCCTTCGAGGCCACCAGGGAAGTCATCCTCGGGCACTTCGGCGAGGAGGGCGACGACGAGTTCGCCAGCGCCTGCCACGAGGCCTCCGCCGGCAATCCGCTGTTCCTGAACTCCGTGCTGTTCAGCCTGGTCGCCACCGGCTGCCGCCCGGAAGCCGCGCAGGCACCGCAACTGCGCACGCAGCGGCCGTCGAAACTGCGCGAGCGCGTGGAAAGCGGGCTGCGCAACCAGCCGCGGCCGGTGCGGGACCTGGCCGCGGCCATCGCCACCTTCGGCGAACAGGGCGATCCCGAGCTGATCGCGCGGCTGGCCGGGCTCGACGCGATCGGCTTCGCCGGCGCGCTGCGCTCGCTGCACCAGCTCGGCCTGCTGGCCACCGAGCAGGAACCGCGCTTCTTCCACCGCGTGGTGCAGGACGCGGTCGAGGCCTCGATGACCGTGGTCGAGCGCGAACGGCTGCACGATTCGGCCGCCGCCCTGCTCTACCGGTTCGGCGCGCCGGCCGAGCAGGTGGCCGCGCAGCTGATGGCGGTGACCGTGTCGCGGCAGCCGTGGTCGGTGGTGGTGCTGCGGGCCGCCGCCGACACCGCGCTGCGCCGGGGCGCGCCGGACACCGCCGCCCGCTACCTGCGGCGCGCGCTGCTGGACAGCTCCACCGAGGGCGAGGACCGCGCGCGGCTGCTGATCGACCTGGCCACCGCCGAACGCGGGTTCGACCCGGCCGCCTGCGAACGCCACGTGTCCCAGGCGGTGCCGCTGCTGACCACCCCGCGCGACCGCGCCGCGGCCGTGCTGCGCATCGCGCCGACCGTGCTCGGCGCGCCACCGGCGTCGATGATCGACCTGATCGGGCAGGTGGCCGGCGACCTCGGCAGTGCGGACACTTTGGACGGTTCGGCACGGGAGATCGCGCTGCGCCTGGAAGCCCGCCTGCGCCACGCCGGGCACGAGGACCCGGCGGAGCTGGCCTCGGCCAGCGAACGGCTGCGCGGCCTCGGTGACAGCCCGCCGATGCGCTCGGGGGCCGAACGCGAGCTGATCGTCGTGCTGCTGCACGCCGCCACGATCAGCTCGCGGCGCCCCGCCGCCGAACTGGCCTCGCTGGCGAACCGCATCCTGGAGCGCGAACCGGCCACCCCCTCGCACGTGCACACCGCGCTGCCGCTGCTGGTGCTCACCCTGATCGCGGCGGATTCGGTGCAGGGCATCAGTTCCTGGCTCTCCATCGAGCGGCAGGCACGCCGCCAGCAGGTGACCGTGGCCGACGCGCTGGTGCACGTGGAGCATTCGCTCGTGCTGACCGCGCGCGGCAGGCTGCCCGCCGCGCGCGAGCAGGCCGAGCGCGCGATGCAGCTGGTCGACGCCGACTGGCACGAGGTCAGCGCGTGCGCCATGGTCTCGCTCGCCGCGGTGGCGCTGGAACTGCGTGACATCGAGCTGAGCAAGCGGATCGTCAGCGGGGTGGGCAGGCGGCGCGGGGAGAGCCTGAGCCTGACCGCGGTGGCGCAGATCCTGGAGTCGGCGGTGGACGCCCACCAGGGCCAGTGGGTCAGCGCGCTGGACGGGCTGCTCACCGTGGGCAGGCTGCTGGAGGCGTCGGGCTGGCGCAATTCCTCGCTGTACCCGTGGCGGCCGTGGGCGATCAGCCTGCACCAGCGGCTCGGCGACGGCCCGTCGGCGCTGGCGCTGGCCGAGGAGGAGCACGCCTGGGCCGAATCGTGGGGCGCGGCCTCGGCGATCGGGCGGGCGCTGCGGTTGCAGGGCTGGCTGCACGGCGGTGACCGAGGGCTGGACCTGCTGCGGGACGCGGTCGGCACGCTGCGCGGCTCGGCCAACGACCTGGAACTGGCGCGGGCGCTGATCCTGCTCGGCCGTCGGCTGGGGGACACTCCCGAGGCCGCCGCCGCGTTGCGCGAGGGCGCCGAACTGGCCACCGCCTGCGGGGCGAACTGGCTGGTGGAACGCGCCCGGCCGGGGTCGGCGGGCAAGGCGGCCGCCCCGCCGCCGAAGGTGTCGCTGACCCGGACCGAGCGCCGGGTGGCCGAACTGGCCGGGACCGGGCTGACCAACGCCGAGATCGCCGAGCGGCTCGGGGTCTCCTCGCGCGCGGTGGAAAAGCACCTGACGAATTCCTACCGCAAGCTCGGCGTGGCCGGGCGGGCCGGGCTGGCCGAGGCGATCTCGGCCGCCGCACCCGACGCGGGTTGA
- a CDS encoding LuxR family transcriptional regulator, whose product MSGDRHADLFGLERDAERNALTAVLGALDRGTPSVVTISGAPGLGQLDLLRWIARLASGQGVRVLWARAAPAEHTLRYGVLAQLLTPLVPGVRDLLAGPDQLPGLPELLRAARTRPTMVIVEDGQWLDPESSAWLQALVRRLPGTRIAMLASTGGTCGDCGSVSGLAGNSQVNVTEMLLAPLSAAGVADAVELVCGTRGDDEFCAAALAATGGNPLLLKEVLGEFRCRGGTPVAAGVPRLRAIGESALGDYATRVLDGLSEEAISVLRAVAVCGAVLDFPLVCRLAGEPGLHESRIRSIIASSGLTVEAGERLRVRAPVVAARVLESMPGAERADLHARAAELAYRADVRDADVARILLWAGPIGTNWVVHLLRRSFVSALRDGEDGQAIAYLNRALDEPLEPLARARLSFELASVQVGRMPVASDRRLSELAATPGREFAALRLRAVDAKLSRGDSHWARRVSAEAVLAEHESEKDGMLALYWMSEQTRQDDGEPMVPEMPSLPDHPLDTAQAGARAWQLAASANDLQATRVLARRALRREDSRPLLVMPRLSACRALILTDDLEEAEVQLNALLADVQREHLRAGTARVLAARAELSMRIGRNDVAERDLAAAERALPLSGWHPNVASYPISLQICIHVQYGRLDRARELLGRARPAEGAFSAYFMFARGLLSLAEGRPVDALDMFRECGRRLLRQHIVNPGLLPWRSVAAGAAAALGQVKEAQQLSLEEWTLAEKWGAPSALGWAEMGFSRLSGEHRIGRAREALRVLRGFRLSPVYTLALLEVAAAELDDGDPAEVPPLLAEASALATIHRSHWLTTRLRELSERAGSGPPAPVSPIWTSLSEPERKVAVMVARGRVNGEIAESLSVTKRTVERRLSCVYRKLGISGREELGALVRSMEGF is encoded by the coding sequence GTGAGCGGAGACCGCCACGCCGACCTGTTCGGCCTCGAACGCGACGCCGAGCGGAACGCGCTGACCGCGGTGCTCGGCGCGCTCGACCGCGGAACTCCTTCCGTGGTCACGATTTCCGGGGCGCCCGGGCTCGGCCAGCTCGACCTGCTGCGGTGGATCGCGCGGCTGGCCTCCGGTCAGGGCGTGCGGGTGCTGTGGGCGCGGGCGGCGCCGGCCGAGCACACCCTGCGCTACGGCGTGCTGGCCCAGCTGCTCACCCCGCTCGTGCCCGGGGTGCGCGACCTGCTGGCCGGGCCGGACCAGCTGCCGGGCCTGCCCGAACTGCTGCGGGCCGCGCGCACCCGGCCGACCATGGTGATCGTCGAGGACGGGCAGTGGCTCGACCCCGAGTCCTCGGCGTGGTTGCAGGCACTGGTGCGGCGGCTGCCGGGCACCCGGATCGCCATGCTCGCCAGCACCGGCGGGACCTGCGGGGACTGCGGTTCGGTGTCCGGGCTGGCCGGGAACAGCCAGGTCAACGTCACCGAGATGCTGCTCGCGCCGCTGAGCGCGGCCGGAGTGGCGGACGCGGTCGAACTGGTCTGCGGTACCCGGGGAGACGACGAGTTCTGCGCCGCCGCGCTGGCTGCCACCGGCGGGAACCCTTTGCTGCTCAAGGAAGTACTCGGTGAGTTCCGCTGCCGGGGTGGCACGCCGGTGGCCGCCGGGGTGCCGCGGTTGCGGGCGATCGGCGAGTCGGCCTTGGGCGACTACGCCACCCGTGTCCTGGATGGACTGTCCGAAGAGGCCATCTCGGTGCTGCGCGCGGTCGCGGTCTGCGGTGCGGTGCTGGACTTCCCGCTGGTCTGCCGGCTGGCCGGGGAACCCGGCCTGCACGAGTCGCGGATCCGGTCGATCATCGCCTCCAGCGGGCTCACCGTCGAGGCGGGGGAGCGGTTGCGCGTGCGCGCCCCGGTGGTGGCGGCCAGGGTGCTGGAGAGCATGCCCGGTGCCGAGCGCGCCGACCTGCACGCGCGGGCCGCCGAACTCGCCTACCGGGCCGACGTGCGCGACGCCGACGTGGCGCGGATCCTGTTGTGGGCCGGGCCGATCGGCACCAACTGGGTGGTGCACCTGCTGCGCCGGAGCTTCGTCTCGGCGTTGCGGGACGGCGAGGACGGCCAGGCGATCGCGTACCTCAACCGCGCACTCGACGAGCCGCTGGAACCACTGGCCCGGGCGCGGCTGAGCTTCGAACTCGCCTCGGTGCAGGTGGGCCGGATGCCGGTGGCCAGCGACCGGCGGCTGAGCGAACTCGCCGCCACGCCGGGCCGCGAGTTCGCCGCGCTGCGGTTGCGCGCGGTCGACGCCAAGCTCAGCCGGGGCGACAGCCACTGGGCGCGCCGGGTCTCCGCCGAGGCGGTGCTCGCCGAGCACGAGTCCGAAAAGGACGGGATGCTGGCGCTGTACTGGATGTCCGAGCAGACCCGTCAGGACGACGGCGAGCCGATGGTGCCGGAGATGCCCTCGCTGCCGGACCACCCGCTGGACACCGCGCAGGCCGGGGCGCGGGCGTGGCAGCTGGCCGCGTCGGCGAACGACCTGCAGGCCACCAGGGTGCTCGCCCGGCGGGCGCTGCGCCGGGAGGATTCGCGCCCGCTGCTGGTGATGCCGAGGCTGTCCGCCTGCCGCGCGCTGATCCTCACCGACGACCTGGAAGAGGCGGAGGTCCAGCTGAACGCGCTGCTCGCCGACGTGCAGCGCGAGCACCTGCGCGCGGGCACGGCGCGGGTGCTCGCCGCGCGCGCCGAGCTGAGCATGCGCATCGGGCGCAACGACGTGGCCGAACGGGACCTGGCCGCCGCCGAGCGCGCGCTGCCGCTGAGCGGCTGGCACCCGAACGTGGCCTCCTACCCGATCTCGCTGCAGATCTGCATTCACGTCCAATATGGACGGCTGGACCGGGCCAGGGAACTACTCGGCCGGGCGCGCCCGGCCGAGGGCGCCTTCTCCGCCTACTTCATGTTCGCCAGGGGCCTGCTGTCGCTGGCCGAGGGCAGGCCGGTGGACGCGCTGGACATGTTCCGCGAGTGCGGCAGGCGGTTGCTGCGCCAGCACATCGTCAACCCGGGGCTGCTGCCGTGGCGCTCGGTCGCGGCCGGCGCGGCCGCCGCGCTGGGCCAGGTCAAGGAAGCACAGCAGCTGAGCCTGGAGGAGTGGACGCTCGCCGAGAAGTGGGGCGCGCCGAGCGCGCTGGGCTGGGCGGAGATGGGCTTTTCCCGGCTGTCCGGCGAACACCGGATCGGCCGGGCCCGCGAGGCGCTGCGCGTGCTGCGGGGGTTCCGGCTGAGCCCGGTCTACACGCTGGCCCTGCTGGAGGTCGCCGCCGCCGAACTGGACGACGGCGATCCGGCCGAGGTGCCGCCGCTGCTGGCCGAGGCCTCCGCACTGGCCACCATCCACCGGTCGCACTGGCTCACCACGCGCCTGCGGGAGCTGAGCGAGCGCGCGGGCAGCGGCCCGCCCGCACCGGTTTCGCCGATCTGGACCTCGCTGTCCGAACCGGAGCGTAAGGTCGCCGTCATGGTCGCCCGCGGTCGGGTCAACGGTGAGATCGCCGAGTCCCTCTCGGTCACCAAGCGGACCGTGGAGCGGCGGCTGAGCTGCGTCTACCGCAAGCTGGGCATCAGCGGGCGGGAGGAGCTCGGCGCGCTGGTCCGGTCGATGGAGGGATTCTGA
- a CDS encoding cytochrome P450, translating into MGQLRTRVSAWLARRYLSRVRKKGFDLSKLGMFPDSALMPLRRNGLDPVPELARLREREPISKLDIPFGVNVWLVSGHEEAKAVLADATRFSNDFNNLVGEAGASAEANPGGLGFADPPVHTRLRKLLTPEFTMRRLSRLKPGIARIIEERLDAIEAASAHGPVDLVQEFALPIPSLVICELLGVPYEDRDEFQHLSVARFDLFSGAEASFGAISESLEYLLGVVRKQRENPGDGLLGQIIKEHGDEVGDRELAGLADGVLTGGFETTASMLALGALVLLQDQETFKRVHDDADDGAAINGFVEEALRHLTVVQAAFPRFAREDLEIGGVRIGEGDVVVVSLSAANRDPQFGPALEDFDAFRSPTSHVAFGHGVHRCIGAELARMELRAAYPALVRRFPELRLAVPAQELAFRKVSVVYGVESLPVLV; encoded by the coding sequence GTGGGGCAGCTTCGGACGCGAGTGAGTGCCTGGCTGGCACGCCGGTATCTCAGCAGGGTGCGCAAAAAGGGATTCGACCTGTCGAAGCTGGGCATGTTCCCGGATTCGGCACTGATGCCGCTGCGGCGCAACGGGCTCGACCCGGTGCCGGAGCTGGCCCGGCTGCGCGAACGCGAGCCGATCAGCAAGCTGGACATCCCGTTCGGGGTGAACGTGTGGCTGGTCTCCGGGCACGAGGAGGCCAAGGCGGTGCTCGCCGATGCCACCCGGTTCAGCAACGACTTCAACAACCTGGTCGGGGAGGCGGGCGCGAGCGCCGAAGCCAACCCCGGCGGGCTCGGGTTCGCCGACCCGCCGGTGCACACGCGGCTGCGCAAGCTGCTCACCCCCGAATTCACCATGCGGCGGCTGTCGCGGCTCAAGCCCGGTATCGCCAGGATCATCGAGGAACGGCTGGACGCGATCGAGGCCGCCTCGGCGCACGGTCCGGTGGACCTGGTGCAGGAGTTCGCGCTGCCGATCCCGTCGCTGGTGATCTGCGAGCTGCTCGGCGTGCCGTACGAGGACCGCGACGAGTTCCAGCACCTGAGCGTGGCGCGGTTCGACCTGTTCAGCGGGGCGGAGGCCTCGTTCGGGGCGATCTCGGAATCGCTGGAGTACCTGCTCGGCGTGGTCCGCAAGCAGCGGGAGAACCCCGGTGACGGGCTGCTCGGCCAGATCATCAAGGAACACGGCGACGAGGTCGGCGACCGGGAACTGGCCGGGCTCGCCGACGGCGTGCTGACCGGCGGGTTCGAGACGACCGCCAGCATGCTGGCACTCGGCGCGCTGGTGCTGCTGCAGGACCAGGAGACCTTCAAGCGCGTCCACGACGACGCCGACGACGGGGCCGCGATCAACGGGTTCGTCGAGGAGGCGCTGCGCCACCTGACCGTGGTGCAGGCCGCGTTCCCGCGCTTCGCCAGGGAGGACCTGGAGATCGGCGGGGTGCGGATCGGCGAGGGCGACGTGGTGGTGGTGTCGCTGAGCGCGGCGAACCGGGACCCGCAGTTCGGGCCGGCGCTGGAGGACTTCGACGCCTTCCGCAGCCCGACCTCGCACGTGGCCTTCGGGCACGGCGTGCACCGCTGCATCGGCGCCGAGCTGGCCAGGATGGAGTTGCGCGCGGCCTACCCGGCGCTGGTCCGGCGGTTCCCCGAGCTGCGCCTGGCCGTCCCGGCGCAGGAGCTGGCGTTCCGGAAGGTGTCGGTGGTCTACGGGGTCGAGTCGCTGCCGGTGCTCGTCTGA
- a CDS encoding LuxR C-terminal-related transcriptional regulator produces MTSAALAEAGRAPVRGLEHELTVDTEAQAHAEKSGLMVCLDSALRIQQANQEFFRQFGMASADVCGRGFTELVHPSMQQALRRQFAGLVEGKRHRFAAHVVLVRAGGVAFPATLTGVAVRGGAAEVGGSTTILVMMRPAQGVADAGVVTNRKKILSEMDARILEGIAAGFSTIPLASRLYLSRQGVEYHVSGLLRKLKVPNRAALVSRAYSMGVLNVGIWPPKVVDDFVK; encoded by the coding sequence ATGACGAGTGCAGCACTCGCGGAAGCCGGCCGGGCACCGGTCCGCGGTCTGGAGCACGAACTGACCGTGGACACCGAGGCCCAGGCGCACGCCGAGAAGTCCGGGCTGATGGTGTGCCTGGACTCCGCGCTGCGGATCCAGCAGGCGAACCAGGAGTTCTTCCGCCAGTTCGGAATGGCTTCGGCGGACGTGTGCGGCCGGGGGTTCACCGAGCTGGTGCACCCGAGCATGCAGCAGGCGCTGCGGCGGCAGTTCGCCGGGCTGGTCGAGGGCAAGCGCCACCGCTTCGCCGCGCACGTGGTGCTGGTGCGCGCGGGCGGGGTGGCCTTCCCGGCGACGCTGACCGGGGTGGCGGTGCGCGGCGGGGCGGCCGAGGTCGGTGGGTCCACCACCATCCTGGTGATGATGCGGCCGGCGCAGGGCGTCGCCGACGCCGGTGTGGTGACCAACCGCAAGAAGATCCTGTCCGAAATGGACGCCCGGATCCTGGAGGGCATCGCGGCCGGGTTCTCCACCATTCCGCTGGCTTCGCGGCTGTACCTGAGCAGGCAGGGCGTGGAGTACCACGTCAGCGGCCTGCTCCGGAAGCTGAAGGTGCCCAACCGCGCCGCGCTGGTCTCGCGCGCGTACTCGATGGGCGTGCTCAACGTCGGCATCTGGCCGCCCAAGGTGGTCGACGACTTCGTCAAGTAG
- a CDS encoding STAS domain-containing protein, whose amino-acid sequence MERTATTLAVRTARPAAGVAVVSAAGEIDLGTLTTWDTALAAALHSPPEVLVADLSAVEFLGSSGIATLVMVQQETAERGVEFRVAGATRAVRRALEATGVGEVLRLYETVELAVHGGALTQTSTGSDSTP is encoded by the coding sequence GTGGAGCGAACCGCCACCACCTTGGCCGTGCGAACCGCCCGCCCGGCCGCGGGCGTCGCCGTGGTCAGCGCGGCCGGCGAGATCGACCTCGGCACGCTCACCACCTGGGACACCGCACTGGCCGCCGCCCTGCACTCCCCGCCGGAGGTGCTGGTCGCCGACCTGTCCGCGGTCGAGTTCCTCGGCAGCAGCGGCATCGCCACCCTGGTCATGGTGCAGCAGGAGACCGCCGAACGCGGGGTGGAGTTCCGGGTGGCCGGTGCCACCCGCGCGGTGCGCCGCGCACTGGAAGCCACCGGCGTCGGCGAGGTGCTACGCCTGTACGAGACGGTCGAACTGGCCGTGCACGGCGGTGCGCTGACTCAGACGAGCACCGGCAGCGACTCGACCCCGTAG